A stretch of DNA from Candidatus Bathyarchaeota archaeon:
TGCAGCAACAACAGAGGCTTGGTTTCGGATGCCTTCGTCACGTAACCGTTGATCAACTGCAGCAAGAGCCAACTCGATAGGGATGCCTACGTTGTCTCGGGTTATTCGTGGTGCGGCTCCGGTTCCTCCTCGTATACCATCAAGGACTACAGCATCTGCACCAGCTCGAACAATACCGCTTGCGATAGCTGCAGCGTTGTGAACTGCTGCAATTTTTACAAAGACTGGTTTTGTGTAGTCGACAGCTTCTTTGAGGGCAAAGATTAGTTGCCTTAGGTCTTCGATAGAGTAAATGTCATGCTGAGGCGCAGGAGAAAGAGCATCAGTTCCCATGGGTATCATACGTGTTTTGGAAATTTCGGCGCTGACTTTTTCTCCAGGAAGGTGACCACCAATTCCAGGTTTTGCACCTTGTCCGATTTTGATTTCTATTGCTGCGCCTGCGTTCAAGTATTCAGGGTGAACTCCGAAACGTCCAGAGGCAACTTGAACAATAACGTGGTCACTGTATTTGTACAGGCTTTTTTCTAGTCCTCCTTCTCCGGTGTTGTAGTATGTGCCGTATTCACTGGCTGCACGGGCTAGGGATTTGTGAACATTAAGACTAATAGACCCATAAGACATGGCAGAGAACATGATGGGAGTTTCAAGAGTAAGCTGAGGAGCAAGTTTAGTTTTCAGCTCTAAATCTCCTTTGCTAAAGTCAAGGTCTAGCTTGTTAGGTTTGGAACCAATGTATGTTCGAAGCTCCATGGGCTCTCTCAGGGGGTCAATTGAAGGGTTTGTGACTTGGCTTGCGTTTATCAAAAGCCTGTCCCAGTATGTAAGCTCAGGTTTGTCACAGCCCATTCCAGTAAGGACGACTCCTCCTGTTTCGGCTTGTTTTTTTATGCCGATTAGAGCTTCTTGGCTCCAGTTAGCGTTACTTCGGTAAACGTTGGGGTTTTTCTTTATAGTTATGGCGTTAGTTGGACAAAATGTTGCACAACGCTGGCAGTTTACACAGTTTTCGCTTTTGCTGACCATGCAGTAGTCGTCTTCGTCGTAGCAATGAGTTTCGTAACTACATTGGTTAACGCAAACTTTACAACGGATGCAACGATTTGGGTCGCGTTCGATTATGTATTCGGGAATAACGTAACTTTTCATGGTCTATTCTCCTAGGCTATGGTCTCCACAGGTTTTTTGGTTTGTAGTCGACCAATTACGGGTTCTCCACCTCGGGGGCTCCAAACATCGTCTAAGTGGGGTGAAACTAGCCTGATGGCTGCTTCTTCTGAAGACAGAAACAAAATATCGCCTTTTGTTGCGGCAGTAAGAGGTCGCAGCTTGATTCTGTCTGTTAGTCCAATCATTTCTCCTTCATGGGCAACTATGATTGTGAAAGGTCCGTTCATCAATAAACCACCGTATGTTTGTCGCATAGCAGTTATGGTTTGTTGGGCATTTGGTTGCATTGTTTTGATTTCTGACCACAATGGGGGTGCAAGAATCTTTGTAACTGCTTCGATAGGCAGTTTTTGGCGTCTCATCAGAAGGTCAAAGGCATATGCTAGGACTTCGGTGTCGGTTTGCATTGTGCATTTGTATCCGAACATTTCCAGGTATCGTTTGTTTATTCCGTACGATGAAATTTCGCCGTTGTGAACTACAGTCCAGTCTAGCATACTGAAAGGATGGGCTCCTCCCCACCAGCCTTGGGTGTTTGTTGGGAATCGTCCGTGAACGGTCCAAAGGTATCCTTTGTAGTCTTCTAAACAGAAGTATTGACCAACGTCTTCGGGGAAACCTACTCCTTTGAACACGCCCATGTTTTTTCCGCTTGAAAACACGAAAGCTTTGCCTGTTTCGCTGTTTATGCGAGTAACATATTTCATGACGTAATCGTTTGGATGCTGGCTCTGAAGTTTAGCAGTTTTAGGTTGAACAAAGTATCTCCACATTAGAGGGGGATCTGTGACTTTGGCTTCTTGGATGGGCATTGGTTCATCGTTGATTATGTCAAAGGCTTCGTTTAACAGGCGGTCAGTTTGTAGTTTTGCATCGGTGCTCAGGTACATTACCTGGAAGGCGTAATCGTCTTTGTATTCGGGGTATATTCCATACGCTGCAAAACCACCTCCTAAACCGTTTCCACGGTCATGCATGTTAGCGATTGCTCGCATGGGGTCTTTTGCGGAGAACCTTTCTCCTTTGAGGTTCATCATGCCAAATATGGAACAGGCATCAAAGACTTTTTCGTCGCCGTAAGGGTTGTTAACTTTAGTAAGATTCTTCATGTTAATGCACCACAAACATTTCTTTTCTTACAGTTTCAGGCAAACTAATTATTCCAAAGTCTTTGGAAAGAAGTTTTTCCTTAACTTCAGCTACGTTAACTTGGTTTTTAATTAATCGGAACAGTATTCCTGCTTTTTCAACTTCACCCAAGAAGATGAAGCCTACAATAACATCATCTTTGAGGACAATTTTTCTGTAAACTGGCTTTTCAGGTTGAACATCAACAAGTATTTCATATTCACTGCTATCTTCGGGGTTAATTTTTCCCACTGATATAATAGGCAATCGGAAGTAGTTCATGGAACTCATTACGGTGCCGCCCTCGTATTCTGTTGTTTGACCAGCCATGTTGTATCCAGCTACTCGTCCGCCTACATGAGCTAAAGGCCATAGGGGCAAACGCCGGTTTTCTTTTACCAGAAAATCGTGGGCTTCTGTTGCATCTCCACATGCGTA
This window harbors:
- a CDS encoding glutamine amidotransferase family protein, with product MKNLTKVNNPYGDEKVFDACSIFGMMNLKGERFSAKDPMRAIANMHDRGNGLGGGFAAYGIYPEYKDDYAFQVMYLSTDAKLQTDRLLNEAFDIINDEPMPIQEAKVTDPPLMWRYFVQPKTAKLQSQHPNDYVMKYVTRINSETGKAFVFSSGKNMGVFKGVGFPEDVGQYFCLEDYKGYLWTVHGRFPTNTQGWWGGAHPFSMLDWTVVHNGEISSYGINKRYLEMFGYKCTMQTDTEVLAYAFDLLMRRQKLPIEAVTKILAPPLWSEIKTMQPNAQQTITAMRQTYGGLLMNGPFTIIVAHEGEMIGLTDRIKLRPLTAATKGDILFLSSEEAAIRLVSPHLDDVWSPRGGEPVIGRLQTKKPVETIA
- a CDS encoding IMP dehydrogenase — encoded protein: MKSYVIPEYIIERDPNRCIRCKVCVNQCSYETHCYDEDDYCMVSKSENCVNCQRCATFCPTNAITIKKNPNVYRSNANWSQEALIGIKKQAETGGVVLTGMGCDKPELTYWDRLLINASQVTNPSIDPLREPMELRTYIGSKPNKLDLDFSKGDLELKTKLAPQLTLETPIMFSAMSYGSISLNVHKSLARAASEYGTYYNTGEGGLEKSLYKYSDHVIVQVASGRFGVHPEYLNAGAAIEIKIGQGAKPGIGGHLPGEKVSAEISKTRMIPMGTDALSPAPQHDIYSIEDLRQLIFALKEAVDYTKPVFVKIAAVHNAAAIASGIVRAGADAVVLDGIRGGTGAAPRITRDNVGIPIELALAAVDQRLRDEGIRNQASVVAAGGIKSSGDVLKAIALGADACYIGTAALVALGCTVCQKCYTGRCPWGIATTDLWLTKRINPEIGAQRLKGLLRGWSLEIMEMMGGMGINAIESVRGNRLVLRGVGLTDTELKVLGVRTAGD